A region from the Paenarthrobacter aurescens genome encodes:
- a CDS encoding Lrp/AsnC family transcriptional regulator: protein MELSEEDLRLVNTLQISPRISWSDAGDVLGVHATTLASRWERLKGAGAAWTTAHLMGDPKDMCLAMVDIDCEMHLRPDVTSAVAQLPEVITVEEAASNRDLTLTVITRDLGQFSTEVLPKLKEIRGLTKYHTSLCTRIHTSGYAWRLNVLSKAEQQAIRAFAGAESTQSAHDAPVLPLPENHLALIPFLARDGRATAAEIARALGRNPATVQRQLGRVLNSRMLSFRCEVAQQFSGFPITVQWFANVPAGEHQAAATEMRAIRNVRFAASTTGRTNFTMIMWLRSLADVMEMELTIQQRIPGIELVESVVMLNTAKRVGWMLNPNSTATGTVVAPYGELLPQGV, encoded by the coding sequence ATGGAACTCAGCGAGGAAGATCTCCGTCTGGTCAACACCCTGCAGATCTCACCCCGGATCAGCTGGTCCGACGCCGGCGACGTCCTGGGCGTTCACGCCACCACACTGGCCTCCCGATGGGAACGCCTCAAAGGAGCCGGCGCCGCATGGACCACCGCCCACCTCATGGGCGACCCCAAAGACATGTGCCTGGCCATGGTGGACATCGATTGCGAAATGCACCTCAGACCGGACGTCACCTCCGCAGTGGCCCAGCTCCCGGAGGTCATCACCGTTGAAGAAGCGGCCAGCAACCGTGACCTCACGCTGACCGTCATCACCCGGGACCTGGGACAGTTCAGCACCGAAGTATTGCCCAAACTCAAGGAAATCAGGGGGCTCACCAAGTACCACACGTCCCTCTGCACGCGGATCCACACCAGCGGTTACGCCTGGCGGCTCAACGTCCTCAGCAAAGCCGAACAGCAAGCGATCAGGGCGTTCGCCGGAGCCGAATCAACACAATCAGCCCACGACGCCCCGGTACTCCCGCTCCCCGAAAACCACTTGGCGCTCATCCCGTTCCTGGCCAGGGACGGCCGCGCCACGGCAGCGGAAATCGCCCGGGCCTTGGGCAGAAACCCCGCCACCGTCCAACGTCAACTGGGCAGGGTCCTGAACAGCCGCATGCTGTCCTTCCGCTGCGAAGTTGCCCAACAATTCTCCGGCTTCCCCATCACCGTCCAATGGTTCGCCAACGTTCCCGCAGGAGAGCACCAAGCCGCAGCCACGGAAATGCGCGCCATCCGCAATGTCCGTTTCGCCGCATCCACCACAGGCCGGACCAACTTCACCATGATCATGTGGCTGCGCTCGCTGGCCGACGTCATGGAAATGGAGCTCACCATTCAACAGCGGATCCCGGGCATCGAACTGGTGGAAAGCGTGGTCATGCTGAACACGGCAAAACGGGTGGGATGGATGCTGAATCCGAACTCCACCGCCACAGGGACAGTTGTGGCGCCGTACGGGGAGCTGTTGCCCCAGGGTGTTTAG
- a CDS encoding MFS transporter — MTSDTSTAGILRRPYLLATVGACALVFLSAFESLAVTTIMPLVSRDLDGASLYALAFAGPLATGVMGMVAAGNWSDRRGPAAPLYSSVALFVLGLLIAGTAGTMEMLVLGRLVQGLGGGAMTVALYVLVARVYPPALHPKIFAAFAASWVVPSLVGPFAAGVVAQLSSWHWVFLGVVGLVVPALLMVVPAVRGMDSEPAAEPVPAEPVPWAFGRMGWAALAAVAVLGLNLSAEVPGFGGVIAVVALVIALIAVKPLVPRGTLTARRGLPSVILVRGLASAAFFGAEVYLPYLLTERYAFTPTFAGLTLTGAALAWAGASAIQGRLGARLADDLAVKIGAIMVLIAVISTLVTAALSLPAAVAIAGWILAGGGMGLMYPRLSVMTLALSTEENQGFNSAAMSISDSLGGALSLAATGLVFAAFTASPFAAVFALTAIIAVVGVVIAPRVAARAASPGAGMGAPDAQPELTHHS, encoded by the coding sequence ATGACCTCTGACACCTCAACGGCAGGGATACTGCGCCGCCCATACCTGCTGGCCACCGTGGGAGCGTGCGCACTCGTTTTCCTGAGCGCGTTCGAGTCCCTCGCGGTGACCACCATCATGCCGCTCGTCAGCCGCGACCTCGACGGAGCCAGCCTCTACGCACTGGCCTTCGCCGGCCCGCTGGCTACGGGAGTCATGGGCATGGTGGCTGCGGGTAACTGGTCAGATCGTCGCGGTCCTGCGGCACCCCTGTACTCCTCGGTTGCGTTGTTCGTTCTTGGCCTGCTCATCGCCGGTACGGCCGGAACCATGGAAATGCTGGTGCTGGGACGGCTGGTCCAAGGACTCGGCGGAGGTGCCATGACCGTTGCCCTCTACGTGCTGGTGGCCCGCGTCTACCCGCCGGCGTTGCACCCCAAAATCTTCGCCGCATTCGCAGCCTCCTGGGTGGTTCCATCCCTCGTTGGACCGTTCGCCGCAGGTGTAGTAGCCCAGCTCAGCAGCTGGCACTGGGTGTTCCTCGGCGTTGTGGGACTGGTTGTTCCGGCACTGCTGATGGTGGTCCCGGCCGTACGCGGCATGGACTCCGAGCCCGCTGCCGAGCCCGTCCCAGCTGAGCCTGTTCCGTGGGCCTTCGGACGCATGGGATGGGCAGCGCTCGCCGCCGTCGCTGTCCTCGGACTGAACCTGTCCGCAGAGGTGCCGGGTTTCGGCGGGGTGATCGCCGTCGTCGCGCTTGTCATTGCCCTGATCGCGGTGAAGCCGCTGGTTCCGCGGGGAACCCTCACCGCCCGGCGCGGGCTGCCCAGCGTGATCCTGGTGCGGGGATTGGCGTCGGCGGCGTTCTTCGGGGCCGAGGTGTACCTTCCGTACCTGCTGACCGAGCGCTACGCGTTCACGCCCACCTTCGCCGGGCTGACACTGACTGGTGCCGCGCTGGCCTGGGCCGGGGCGTCGGCCATTCAGGGGCGGCTCGGTGCCCGGCTGGCGGACGATCTCGCTGTGAAAATCGGCGCCATTATGGTCCTGATAGCGGTGATCTCCACCCTGGTGACAGCGGCGTTGAGTCTGCCCGCGGCCGTGGCCATTGCCGGGTGGATCCTCGCTGGTGGTGGCATGGGGCTGATGTACCCGCGGCTCTCCGTGATGACGCTGGCGCTGTCCACCGAGGAAAACCAAGGCTTCAACAGCGCGGCCATGTCCATCTCCGACTCCCTCGGCGGGGCGTTGTCTCTGGCCGCTACGGGACTCGTTTTTGCAGCCTTCACTGCCAGCCCCTTCGCTGCGGTCTTCGCGCTGACCGCGATCATCGCCGTCGTCGGGGTTGTCATTGCGCCCCGAGTGGCCGCGCGCGCAGCTTCTCCGGGCGCGGGAATGGGCGCCCCGGATGCGCAACCCGAACTCACCCACCACTCCTGA
- a CDS encoding MFS transporter — MTTTVGTSSDVKVHKSHVRTLVGTGIGNAVEWYDWAIYATFSPFIASALFSSADPTSAMLSTLAIFAVGFVARPFGGFVFGWIGDRVGRKTSMTVAVALGAVGSLLIGIAPTFESVGVFASVMLLIARLIQGLAHGGELPSSQTYLSEMAPKEHRGFWATLIYTSGTAGILAGTLLGAILSATLSKDDMSSWGWRIPFLIGGALGVYALFMRAKMKETEAFEAETPNEKRLPILPQIIKYRKQALQVIGLTVGLTVVYYIWGVVAPSYAATSLKMDRGEALWAGVVANVVFIAALPFWGKLSDRIGRKPVIIASAAGAALLHFPMTWLLKDSPWQLAVSMSVMLFFIAGSAAIVPAVYAELFPTHIRTIGVGVPYSLCVAAFGGTAPYLQTWLGSIGQAQLFNVYAVILLLVGIVFAFTIPETKGKDLTV; from the coding sequence ATGACCACCACAGTAGGAACGTCCAGCGACGTCAAAGTCCACAAGTCGCACGTGCGTACGCTGGTTGGCACCGGCATCGGCAACGCCGTTGAATGGTACGACTGGGCGATCTACGCAACTTTTTCGCCGTTCATCGCGAGCGCGTTGTTCAGCAGCGCCGACCCCACGTCCGCCATGCTGTCCACCTTGGCGATCTTCGCCGTCGGGTTCGTTGCCCGTCCGTTCGGTGGGTTCGTATTCGGTTGGATCGGCGACAGGGTGGGGCGCAAGACGTCCATGACCGTAGCTGTGGCATTGGGCGCGGTGGGCAGCCTGCTGATTGGCATTGCCCCCACGTTTGAGTCCGTAGGCGTTTTCGCATCGGTAATGCTGCTGATTGCCCGGCTCATCCAGGGCCTTGCCCACGGTGGTGAGCTGCCGTCGTCGCAAACCTATTTGTCCGAGATGGCACCCAAGGAACACCGCGGGTTCTGGGCGACCCTCATCTACACCTCCGGAACGGCCGGGATCCTGGCGGGCACCCTGCTGGGCGCCATCCTTTCCGCGACCCTCAGCAAGGACGACATGAGCAGCTGGGGTTGGCGCATCCCGTTCCTCATTGGTGGCGCACTGGGTGTCTACGCACTGTTCATGCGGGCCAAGATGAAGGAAACCGAGGCGTTCGAGGCCGAGACGCCCAACGAGAAACGCCTGCCGATCCTGCCCCAGATCATCAAGTACCGCAAGCAGGCCCTGCAGGTTATTGGACTCACGGTTGGCCTGACGGTTGTTTACTACATCTGGGGTGTTGTGGCCCCCAGCTACGCCGCGACCTCACTGAAAATGGACCGCGGTGAGGCACTCTGGGCAGGCGTGGTGGCCAACGTGGTGTTCATTGCCGCCCTGCCGTTCTGGGGAAAACTGTCAGACCGCATCGGCCGCAAGCCGGTGATCATCGCTTCAGCCGCAGGCGCCGCACTCCTGCACTTCCCCATGACGTGGCTGCTCAAGGACTCACCATGGCAGCTGGCAGTGTCCATGTCCGTGATGCTGTTCTTCATCGCAGGCAGTGCAGCAATTGTTCCGGCCGTATACGCCGAGCTGTTCCCCACGCATATCCGTACCATCGGCGTCGGTGTTCCGTACTCCCTTTGCGTCGCTGCCTTCGGTGGCACTGCTCCTTACCTGCAGACGTGGCTCGGCAGCATCGGGCAGGCGCAACTGTTCAACGTCTACGCAGTGATCCTGCTGCTGGTGGGCATCGTCTTCGCCTTCACCATCCCGGAGACCAAGGGCAAGGACCTGACCGTCTAG
- a CDS encoding aldo/keto reductase, with protein sequence MTAVQLGDGLNVSPLGFGGMALTPVYGGIDPEEGLQTLRHAVDAGITFIDTADVYGAGSNEELVGRLLKERRDDIQVATKFGIEGNPADGYTGVRGDAPYIRQAVEASLRRLDTDVIDLYYMHRRDLRVPIVETVEAMAELVREGKVRHLGLSEVTAEELRQANAVHPIAAIQSEWSIWSRDVELNVVPAAKELGVGFVPYSPLGRGFLTGTVSANDLGENDFRHKIPRFGDEALDANQAVVAAIREVASELDATPAQVALAWLFTQGQRLGISVVPIPGTRKPHRIDENLGALSLQLGTAQLEMLDQAAAAVVGSRSSDPNWVSEGREAGNVG encoded by the coding sequence ATGACTGCAGTTCAGCTCGGCGACGGCCTCAACGTCAGCCCCCTCGGTTTTGGCGGAATGGCCCTGACCCCGGTTTATGGGGGAATCGATCCCGAGGAAGGTCTGCAAACCCTCAGGCATGCCGTGGATGCAGGCATCACGTTCATCGACACTGCGGATGTGTACGGCGCAGGCAGCAACGAGGAACTCGTGGGCAGGCTCCTCAAGGAACGCCGCGACGACATCCAGGTGGCCACAAAGTTTGGAATTGAGGGCAACCCCGCGGACGGGTACACGGGAGTCCGCGGGGATGCGCCCTACATCAGGCAGGCGGTGGAAGCGAGCCTCCGCCGCCTGGACACTGATGTGATTGACCTCTACTACATGCACCGCCGTGACCTCCGCGTTCCGATAGTGGAAACCGTGGAGGCAATGGCAGAGCTGGTCCGAGAGGGCAAGGTCCGGCACCTCGGTTTGTCTGAAGTGACAGCCGAGGAGCTCAGGCAGGCCAACGCCGTCCATCCCATTGCCGCGATCCAGAGTGAATGGTCAATCTGGAGCAGGGATGTTGAGCTCAACGTTGTTCCTGCAGCCAAGGAACTTGGCGTAGGGTTTGTGCCTTATTCGCCGCTGGGCCGTGGCTTCCTTACGGGAACGGTCAGCGCGAACGATCTCGGCGAAAATGACTTCCGCCATAAGATCCCCCGGTTTGGTGACGAGGCACTTGATGCGAACCAGGCCGTGGTGGCCGCAATTCGCGAGGTAGCCAGTGAGCTGGATGCAACTCCGGCCCAGGTAGCCCTGGCTTGGCTGTTTACCCAAGGTCAGCGCCTCGGGATTTCTGTGGTCCCTATCCCCGGCACGCGCAAACCGCACCGGATCGACGAGAACCTGGGGGCACTGTCCCTGCAACTGGGGACAGCACAACTTGAGATGCTTGACCAAGCCGCTGCCGCCGTCGTGGGTTCACGATCCTCCGACCCCAACTGGGTCTCCGAGGGCCGTGAAGCCGGCAACGTAGGCTGA
- a CDS encoding DEAD/DEAH box helicase, which yields MTTFAALGTPKPIAESLAADGIEEAFPIQVKTLPDTLAGRDVLGRGRTGSGKTIAFAIPLVARLAEREAKHFRKPGRPMGLVLAPTRELATQINATIEPLAKAMGLNTTVIYGGISQARQEKALRAGVDIVIACPGRLEDLIRQRILTLEAVEVTVLDEADHMADLGFLPVVKKLMDMTPTQGQRLLFSATLDNGVDKLVNRYLSNPLTHSVDDPQAAVTTMEHHVLVVNDQTVKKQLIVELASGAGRRVLFMRTKHHARKLAKTLTDAGIPAVDLHGNLSQNARDRNLAEFSNGDVRVLVATDVAARGVHVDDVELVIHVDPPTEHKAYLHRSGRTARAGSDGTVVTLTLPEQQTDVKKLMKAAGVDVSFERVTANSPLVSKLVGDIADKVDPRTRAALLAAKTQQGGGTSTGANAQRKRARRSTQAAPTAGGRGGRNGRGKVGAEPVRTDTNRADRRAAMNDDVARSPRGRGKSGATHRNDVPGSQGQNGRSGRPATGQRSASAPRTASTTSTRTGGNKAVWSSATGATSGGSYGSGASGNSGRGGSGAGRPARSGPRRASAPASNERRGR from the coding sequence ATGACTACTTTTGCTGCCCTTGGCACGCCCAAGCCCATTGCTGAATCCCTCGCCGCAGATGGCATCGAAGAGGCATTCCCCATTCAGGTCAAGACCCTCCCGGATACGCTCGCAGGCCGCGACGTCCTGGGCCGTGGCCGCACCGGTTCCGGTAAGACCATCGCTTTCGCCATCCCGCTCGTGGCCCGCTTGGCCGAGCGCGAAGCAAAGCACTTCCGCAAGCCCGGCCGCCCCATGGGCCTGGTCCTTGCGCCGACGCGTGAACTGGCAACCCAGATCAACGCAACCATCGAGCCGCTGGCCAAGGCCATGGGCCTGAACACCACGGTCATCTACGGCGGCATCTCCCAGGCACGCCAGGAAAAGGCGCTGCGCGCCGGCGTCGACATCGTCATCGCCTGCCCGGGCCGCCTCGAAGACCTGATCCGCCAGCGGATCCTGACCCTCGAAGCCGTTGAGGTCACCGTGCTGGACGAGGCAGACCACATGGCTGACCTCGGCTTCCTCCCGGTAGTCAAGAAGCTCATGGACATGACCCCCACCCAGGGTCAGCGCCTGCTCTTCTCCGCCACGTTGGACAACGGTGTTGACAAGCTGGTCAACCGTTACCTTTCCAACCCGCTGACGCACTCCGTGGACGATCCCCAGGCCGCTGTCACCACCATGGAACACCACGTCCTGGTGGTCAACGATCAGACCGTCAAGAAGCAGCTCATTGTTGAACTGGCCTCCGGCGCCGGCCGCCGCGTCCTCTTCATGCGGACCAAGCACCACGCCCGCAAGCTTGCCAAGACCCTCACGGACGCCGGCATCCCCGCCGTCGATCTTCACGGCAACCTGTCGCAGAACGCCCGCGACCGCAACCTTGCCGAGTTCTCCAACGGCGACGTCCGCGTCCTGGTGGCCACCGACGTCGCGGCCCGCGGCGTGCACGTTGACGACGTCGAACTCGTCATCCACGTGGACCCGCCCACAGAGCACAAGGCATACCTGCACCGCTCAGGCCGTACAGCCCGCGCCGGTTCCGATGGCACCGTGGTAACGCTGACGCTCCCCGAGCAGCAGACCGACGTCAAGAAGCTCATGAAGGCTGCCGGCGTTGACGTTAGCTTCGAGCGCGTGACGGCCAACTCACCTCTGGTCTCCAAACTGGTGGGCGACATCGCTGACAAGGTGGATCCCCGCACCCGTGCGGCCCTCCTCGCCGCGAAAACCCAGCAGGGTGGCGGCACGTCCACCGGCGCCAACGCCCAGCGCAAGCGCGCACGCCGTTCCACGCAGGCTGCTCCCACCGCTGGTGGCCGTGGTGGTCGCAACGGTCGCGGCAAGGTTGGGGCTGAGCCGGTTCGTACGGACACCAACCGTGCCGATCGCCGTGCAGCAATGAACGACGACGTCGCCCGCAGCCCCCGCGGTCGCGGCAAGTCCGGCGCTACTCACCGCAATGACGTTCCCGGCTCGCAGGGCCAGAACGGCCGCAGCGGACGTCCGGCTACCGGCCAGCGCTCAGCTTCGGCTCCTCGCACGGCATCAACCACGAGCACCCGTACCGGCGGAAACAAGGCTGTTTGGTCTTCCGCAACGGGTGCAACGTCCGGCGGATCCTACGGTTCAGGTGCTTCCGGCAACTCCGGTCGCGGTGGCTCGGGCGCAGGTCGTCCGGCACGCAGCGGCCCGCGTCGTGCATCGGCTCCGGCTTCGAACGAGCGTCGCGGCCGCTAA
- a CDS encoding cyclopropane-fatty-acyl-phospholipid synthase family protein — MTEHAHDAATHQHGQHTHEGAQQSGLNLHEDAANAVDMWDGMYRERTKIWSGNPNPQLVAEVTGLKPGKALDLGCGEGGDAIWLAQQGWTVTAMDVSAVALERAAAHAAETGQAERITWQQQDLTEWDPEPVFDLVSAQFLHSPLLPWRDSVASAAAAVAPGGTLLVVGHHPHGLPSWSHHHDSGMFFTPEQLAGALRLDREPWFVNVLTDRARTVTGPNGESGTTLDTVLRARKHA, encoded by the coding sequence ATGACTGAACACGCGCACGACGCCGCCACTCACCAGCACGGTCAACACACCCATGAAGGGGCTCAGCAGAGCGGATTGAACCTCCACGAGGATGCGGCCAACGCTGTGGACATGTGGGATGGGATGTACCGTGAACGCACCAAAATTTGGAGTGGCAACCCGAATCCGCAGCTCGTTGCCGAGGTCACTGGCCTGAAGCCGGGAAAGGCACTGGACCTGGGCTGCGGGGAAGGCGGCGATGCCATCTGGTTAGCCCAGCAGGGCTGGACCGTCACCGCCATGGACGTGTCCGCCGTCGCGCTTGAGCGGGCAGCTGCCCATGCAGCGGAAACCGGGCAGGCGGAACGGATCACGTGGCAGCAACAGGACCTCACCGAATGGGATCCCGAGCCGGTCTTCGATCTGGTCTCCGCCCAGTTCCTTCACTCCCCGCTCCTTCCGTGGCGTGATTCGGTGGCTTCGGCCGCTGCGGCCGTGGCACCCGGCGGAACATTGCTGGTGGTGGGACATCACCCGCATGGCCTCCCCTCGTGGAGCCACCACCACGATTCCGGCATGTTCTTCACTCCTGAACAATTGGCGGGTGCTCTGCGGCTGGATCGTGAGCCGTGGTTTGTCAACGTCCTCACTGACCGCGCACGGACCGTCACTGGCCCGAACGGCGAGTCCGGCACCACCCTGGACACGGTCCTGAGGGCGAGGAAGCACGCCTAA
- a CDS encoding MBL fold metallo-hydrolase: protein MDSLIHSLRDITIRSISVSEMNNNVYLLTSKSTGAQLLIDAADDLPAIQQLLDDAAADTAAAPKLARIATTHQHWDHVRALAELVEVTGASTSAGADDADALPVPVDVRLGHGDVERLDGFEVTAVHLRGHTPGSIAFVYQDPDGPAHIFSGDSLFPGGVGNTQNDPSRFTSLLNDVQERLFDAYPDETLVHPGHGLPTTLGAERPHLEEWRARGW from the coding sequence ATGGACTCGCTCATTCATTCACTCCGTGACATCACCATCCGCAGTATCTCGGTCAGCGAGATGAACAACAACGTGTACCTGTTGACTTCGAAGTCAACAGGCGCACAGTTGTTGATCGACGCCGCCGACGACCTCCCGGCCATTCAGCAACTTCTGGACGACGCCGCCGCAGATACTGCCGCAGCGCCGAAACTGGCAAGGATCGCCACCACCCACCAGCACTGGGACCACGTCCGTGCTCTGGCTGAACTGGTGGAAGTCACCGGAGCGAGCACCTCAGCGGGAGCGGACGACGCCGATGCGTTGCCCGTTCCAGTGGATGTCCGGCTTGGTCACGGCGACGTAGAGCGTCTCGATGGCTTCGAGGTTACGGCGGTCCACCTGCGCGGACACACCCCTGGCTCGATCGCATTTGTGTACCAGGATCCTGACGGGCCAGCCCACATTTTCAGTGGAGACTCGTTGTTTCCGGGTGGCGTCGGCAACACACAGAACGATCCTTCACGTTTCACTTCTCTGTTGAACGACGTGCAGGAGCGGCTGTTCGACGCTTATCCGGATGAAACCCTGGTGCACCCGGGCCATGGACTGCCCACAACCCTCGGCGCCGAGCGGCCACACCTTGAAGAGTGGCGCGCCCGAGGCTGGTGA
- a CDS encoding M20 family metallopeptidase yields the protein MTIAADAKELQEDIVRLRHDLHREPEIGLQLPRTQEKVLKALDGLPYEITLGKETTSVTAVLRGGAAHSTAEKPVVLLRADMDGLPVQETTGVDYTSRVDGAMHACGHDLHTAMLAGAATLLAERKDQLAGDVILMFQPGEEGFDGASYMIKEGVLDAAGRRADTAYGMHVFSALEPHGQFVTKPGVMLSSSAGLVVTVLGAGGHGSAPHSAKDPVTAAAEMVTALQVMVTRQFNVFDPVVLTVGVLHAGTKRNVIPETARIEATIRTFSEESRRKMMEAVPRLLHGIAAAHGLEADVHYQEEYPLTINNEDETTTAEKVIAGMFGESRHSRMATPLGGSEDFSRVLAEVPGTFVGLSAVAPGADHTTSPFNHSPYAMFDDGVLTDGAALYAELAVSRIATLAGN from the coding sequence ATGACTATCGCCGCTGATGCCAAGGAACTTCAGGAGGACATCGTCCGCCTGCGCCACGATCTTCACCGCGAACCGGAAATCGGCCTGCAGCTCCCCCGCACGCAGGAAAAAGTGCTCAAGGCGCTGGACGGTCTGCCCTACGAGATCACGCTCGGCAAGGAAACGACGTCGGTCACAGCAGTCCTGCGCGGCGGTGCGGCTCATTCAACAGCTGAGAAGCCTGTGGTGTTGCTGCGCGCAGACATGGACGGACTTCCGGTGCAGGAAACCACAGGCGTGGACTACACCTCCCGTGTGGACGGGGCGATGCATGCCTGCGGCCATGACCTCCACACCGCCATGCTGGCCGGCGCCGCCACGTTGCTGGCGGAGCGTAAGGACCAGTTGGCAGGGGACGTCATCCTCATGTTCCAGCCCGGCGAGGAAGGCTTCGACGGCGCGAGCTACATGATCAAGGAAGGCGTCCTGGATGCAGCGGGCCGCCGCGCGGACACTGCCTACGGAATGCACGTGTTCTCCGCGCTGGAACCCCACGGCCAGTTCGTCACCAAACCGGGCGTCATGCTCAGTTCCTCAGCCGGCCTGGTTGTCACAGTACTGGGCGCAGGCGGCCACGGCTCAGCCCCGCACTCCGCCAAAGACCCCGTCACGGCCGCTGCCGAGATGGTCACTGCACTTCAGGTGATGGTCACGCGTCAGTTCAACGTGTTCGATCCCGTGGTCCTCACCGTCGGCGTCCTGCACGCGGGCACCAAGCGGAACGTCATTCCTGAGACCGCACGGATCGAAGCCACCATCAGGACCTTCTCAGAGGAGTCGCGGCGGAAGATGATGGAAGCAGTACCCAGGCTGCTCCACGGCATCGCCGCAGCCCATGGTTTGGAGGCGGATGTGCACTACCAGGAGGAGTACCCCCTCACCATCAACAACGAGGATGAGACCACCACCGCGGAGAAGGTCATCGCCGGAATGTTCGGCGAATCCAGGCACAGCCGGATGGCCACTCCCCTGGGCGGCTCCGAGGACTTCTCCCGCGTCCTGGCTGAAGTCCCCGGCACTTTTGTGGGGCTCAGTGCTGTTGCCCCCGGTGCCGACCATACGACGTCGCCGTTCAACCACTCGCCGTACGCAATGTTCGACGACGGCGTCCTCACCGACGGCGCGGCGCTGTACGCCGAACTCGCCGTATCCCGTATAGCCACCCTCGCCGGCAACTAA
- the soxR gene encoding redox-sensitive transcriptional activator SoxR encodes MDASLEPQLMLRSIRTQTTESSTMPPVETHRPLTIGELSERSGVSASALHFYERNGLIEAERTAGNQRRYRRDTLRRVAFIKTSQRVGLPLKDIREALDSLPDGRTPTKRDWATLSLRWRKELDERIAALQHLRNDLDGCIGCGCLSLKSCTLQNPSDELGASGAGAQRWTLPE; translated from the coding sequence ATGGACGCCAGCCTAGAACCTCAACTAATGTTGAGGTCAATCCGCACACAGACCACCGAAAGCAGCACCATGCCGCCAGTCGAAACGCACCGGCCCCTCACCATTGGCGAGCTGTCTGAACGGAGTGGAGTATCGGCGTCGGCCCTTCATTTTTACGAACGCAACGGGCTGATCGAAGCGGAGCGCACAGCCGGCAACCAGCGCCGGTACAGGCGGGACACGCTACGGCGGGTGGCCTTCATCAAGACCTCCCAGCGGGTGGGTTTGCCGCTGAAGGACATCCGCGAGGCATTGGATTCCCTGCCCGATGGCCGCACCCCCACCAAGCGTGACTGGGCCACGTTGTCGTTGCGGTGGCGCAAGGAGCTGGATGAACGCATCGCCGCGCTGCAGCATCTGCGGAACGACCTCGATGGGTGCATCGGCTGCGGCTGCTTGAGCCTGAAATCCTGCACGCTGCAGAACCCATCGGACGAGCTCGGCGCGTCCGGCGCCGGCGCGCAACGGTGGACTTTGCCGGAATAG